The Acropora palmata chromosome 3, jaAcrPala1.3, whole genome shotgun sequence nucleotide sequence caaaaataatcatgcaTTTGGATGGAGGACCAGCTTCCCCTTCGTATTCCTCCTCTTCTGTTTCACTTGCATCTTAACGAAGTGAAAATTCCACGGTGACCtttgttgtttaaaaaaaaaaaatgaagaaaagactGTGAAATAATTGCTTCTCAGCTTCGAGAGGTCTTTTTAGTGCTTCGCCTTCATCAAATTCTGCAGGAAAAAGTGATGGCGGAAGTAAGGCAAGTAAGCCAAAGACACCTGATGTCTAGAGCGTAGTAGGTAATTTTATACTGTACATATTGCCTCTTGGTAGTTTTTCTTATCCATAATGTAACCTTTTCACTCGTTGTTTGAACTGAGATTCATCCCAGTTAATTttgaatcaaaataaacttgaaatcaaatttgacCTGTTACATACTGTGAACACCTCAATAGAGTTAGCTAACTCCAGTGAACCCCACTAACTAACTAAAAATACAGTGCTGTTGATCATTTTTTACACATGTGTTCTGTTGGTACAAAGCTTCGGCTTATTAAAATGGAGAGGGTAGAGGTAACTTACGATTTCCTGGCGGAACTCCTCGGTGAGTGTCTTGAGATTTGGCATCGTGGGTTTCCACGTCGTGGTACCGAGGAATAAACGAGGTGGCAGCGATTGAACAGTAAATCGATTTCTAGTTTCGAAAGATACGGTGGTGCTGCGGTGCCGCGTAATGAATTTTGTTGATTACGTACATGCACTTGCCTTTAGCCTTGTGCCATATATTGTAGTAGTATGTGGTTTCATGTAGCTTGTGTTTCTAAAATGTGCAACCATTTCTTTACTTTGGTCTGTATAATGATATTACGGTGAGGGTATCCAAGGCTAAGAATTGCTCCAGTCATTAGATGGAGCatttgaaggttcctggttttATGTTGGATTTTATTGTGCTTCTGGCTATAAAGTTACCCGCTTTTTTTTAAGGATACAGGAGTAATATTTGACTGGTCTGAGGACCACTTTGTATAACACTGAAATTTTCAAGGATGGTGCTTTTGACTGTAAGTGTTGAGGGTGTTGGGTTGGTGAGaatataattttttggttCATCTCCTTTCTCTGTGATACTTGTGGAAATGTTCTTCAATTGGTTTCCTAAAGGTGGTGTCTTCCTGTGTTGGCCAAAGGGTCGGGACAACCACGTTTTTCAAAGAACTGTGGCACATTTCTTCAAGGCGTTGTTGTAGTCCACAACAGAATGAATGCAGATCTCCATATTTTCCCATTTGATTGTTCGATTGCAAGTTCCCTGAAATCTCCGAAGCGACTAGACTGGCTTTATCACTGGGATAGAGAGGCAGTGTGGTACAAATTTGATGAATGGAAAATATTGAATAAGTAGCTTTTGCCTGTGGcttagggtttttttttgtgtatcTGGTCTGGAAGTTGTTAACATCATATGTTTGGGTATAACTGATAGCGTAGTGGGCAGGGATGATTTATGTGCTTCAACCTAAATGCTGGATTACAAGAGAATAATAACTGTATTAAAAAGTACAGGTATTCTTATGTATTATATGTGTTGAGAACACATATTGTTATTCATAATGTAACCTTTTCACCCAAGTATATTTGTTTCCTGAAAGAAACAATGAGAATTGAGATTGATCCCAGTTAATTTTAAATCTAAATaaacctgaaatcaaattggACCTGTTACATACTGTGAACACCTCTACAGAGTTATGTAACTGCATTAAATCCCACTAACTAACTAAAAATGCAATGCTATAAATCACATTTGTTTGAGCTTGATCATATCTATTTCTAATGGCCTGGGGGATTATACTGGCTACAGAACTTAGAGAGAGAAGGGTGGTAGAGGGATATGTGTGGCCTTTTTACGAAGTATTCCATTCCAGGttaggaataaaaataatttatctacCTTGACAATGCAGTCCGTATCGATTCTTCTAAATTCCTAAACAAACCTCTAATCAATAACTTGTGTAAAAAGCATAAGTTTCCCGAAACTATATGCTGTATATGACTGAGCATTATGTCTGCAATCGCCACCAGAAATTTGTGAAAGTTGAGGCAGTTTTTCATCCTCTTCCAGCAGGACATAGACCTGTTCATCGTCTGGAATTCTCTTTCCATTTTTGTCCATCTGAACATTGGTGTTGAAAACCCAAACATTGTCTGGAGGACAGGCTGGAGAGACtgtgtggtttaaatttattattctGGATGTCCACCTATGTCAAGCACCTTAAGCTAAACGAAACCCCATAGCTTTGAAAACTAGTGGCATCGTGATGATGCCGCTTGAATCTGTAGTCCAGCCGACTATTTACAGGAAGGGATTGCACCAAATCCTTCTGAGACGCTTCGGTTGTTCCACGGGTGATTTTTTTAAGTGGGGCTTTAGATGCAAAACTGAGAAAGAATGAAATAGTggcttggaaaaaaaaaattgcaaagtttGGGATTCTTTGCGGTCTGTTAAGTTTACAGGAATTATAttgacaaaatattttcttgtttccatGGCATATAAATAAATCCTTCAGTTGTGTATATACATATAAGTCAGATGGACAATCATTCTGATGCAGTGCCTTAGCCACACTGCATTTTGGCCCTCCTTTAGGTCTGGCACCATTACATATCCTGTTTTGCTGCAGACATCCACTACCGTGCCCCCTTCCTCAGTTGACTGCTTTTTAATAAGCCAATTGTTGGCTCCAACCGGTAGAGGTTCCATAGACCATgttcaaaggaaaaagaaggtTAGGCTATTTTGAAtaggaacaaaaaaagaataatttcaagGTAGCTATTTTGCATAGGGTCAGTACTGCTACACCGTGAAGCCACGAGTTCctcaaatattaaattttctttgtttgtggtAGAACAATGTCTCGGGGTCATTTGCCTTGACACTGACCAGTGTGCCATCACAAATGCGTTCATACACTGCTTCAAATATGGCCCTACAATATAAAATGCATTGGCGTAAGAGTAATGTTTCTGTGCTTTCAAGTATTACTAAATTAGTTCCTATTATTATGCTGTCATTTTGATAATACAAAACAGTGTCTGTTGGTTATCTCAATCTCATCCTGTTAGATAATATGGAAGATTGatgtttaaggacggtgcctactaattaaagatattttttccccggtgtgtgattatgcaggaaatgtagatcttaacaagtcctattgaaatccaaaaagaaaatttggggtaaccacgcaattttcaaagataattcatgaataatatctgtaaaaaggtttaaaatacaaagcaatgtatggcgttctttctcaaattgaagcttaattatttctcaaaaatgcatggttacccccaattttctttgtggataccaagagtacttgttaagatcttctttctccggatagttttaaaccgcgcaaacatattcctgtattagcaagcattggcgataggaaatccgagtatctggagatgcgcagaacgtatgcgcagtaacaatagtaggcaccgtccttaaagaaAATGAGGAAACGAAGTGATCCACTGAAGGAAAAATGTGGGTTACTGAGCATCAAGAAGAGTAAAATGGCTGTTAAGTTCTCAAAGCAACCGTCTTTTCACGCTGTCATGGCATTGCGTGACTTGTCGAGACCAAGAGACCACAGACAATTATAACTACTAatgttatttttcacatggctcATTTTTCTTCTACATCGTATTGAATAAACCCCGCTAATTAGCTACTGCCTTAAAAGCTAGGGGAATTTAGAATTGATCATCCCCGTGGTGaatattacagaaatattCCCCACGTACCACACCCATATGCGTCGCGTTTAACGCACTAACAAACAAGGCTGCAACTTTACTTCAAtgttacatttattttaccaaaactgttattacattttaaatacTACTGAACAGttgctcaaattgaaaacaagagaattGTTTACCATTTTTTTAAGCCACAGTTCTGAAATGTCGCCCATGTGAAAATTTTTAGGCACCATGTTACCTAAAAATGACCCTCAaaaaattgaagggctctTCCAAAAGCACAACATGGACTTGTTAATAATGCAAGGCAGAACAGAATATCCTTGcaataaaacaatagtttCCACAGAGCCCTTTAACTAACTGACGgggaaaaaagttcaaaaccATGGTTGTGGGTAAAAGAAAAGTTACCTGCAAAAGTTCAGCATCTTTGAAATACTTTCTAAACAGCAAGGTGCCGTTGCACTGAGCCATTCACGTGGTTTTGATACAGtgaaagaacaaaatttcTCCTCCAGTGTTCAAAAGGTCGATGAAATTGTTCCCTAGTTGAAGGGTCTTTTTGTCACGTTGTGTTCCCTCATTATCCTGGGTGTTATATTGTTGGCTTTTGGAGGTTTGATCTGATGCAGTGTGTTTGGTTATACTGATGATCAGTTTTCCTGTTTGAGAGAGATGAAAATCGATGTTTTCAAGCAACAACAGCTTTTCTGTAAGGGCTTCCTCGTTGTCTCTATACTGATGTACATCCTCGTCTAACAAGGACTGGCCTTGAGTTTGCTGAGTCGCAACTGTAATAAGTCAAGCGAGATGCGGTCGGCAGGAGGGGCTGTTTTTGTCCTTGCTGAATGTCTTAAGTTTGTTCCTGAGTTACTGTTGGCCAATAGAGAAATTAAGTCTATCCAGTAATTTAACCACCTTTCCCATTTATCAGATGCCTCCCAGTTGCTTTTCAAGAAAGCCAAAACTGTTCGCCAATCTCGTCCTCTAAGTTCAACGGCTTTTAATGTCAAGTGATCCTCCAATTTTGAATACTTGCGGTGCGTTGCGTTCAGTGCGTCTTGGCTGGAGCTTCGCCCAACCTTTTCCCTTGCTTGTAGAACTTTGCGGTGCATCTGAGaatagggaacttaagcaacAGACGTTTTCTGCCAgcgacggcaaccggaagttaCTTTCACTTCCGATTCACGTTTCCCGCCACTTTGGCTAGCCGTCGCGACTCGGCGCCAACGCCACATCGCTTGTTTTGCCGTTGTGTCGAAAAcgtgagattttttttctcctctttGCCTGAAAGACAAGttttattcattattaatACACTGTTCAAGATTGTCCCAGTTTGTTTCTCCCAGAATGGCCGCCAAACAAACGTAAGTTTTTTATCTTATTTCGTTTTTGTACAAAGTCTTGCTGTACGAACGACAGACaaattttgcagttattttttattatgaaaGGAGCCGAACTGTTTTACGAATAATCTTTCTAGCGAGTTTCTGATGTAAGCTTAAAATGTTTGAGTTTATATTTATATGTTCGTTTTCCTTTAAACAGAGTCATGGAATGGTCGGAGGAGCACGATATCATTTTGCTGAGAGAGATGATTAGTCGAGagatattttcatttaagaaAGGAAGTCCTGACAGAGGAAAGACGTGGGAGAGCATACAGGAATTCTTGAATCAAATGGAGAATCCCAAATTCCACAAAAAAACGAGGAGTCCGGGACAGGTGGAATATACTGCAGGGAAAGTTCTTGAAGAGAATGAGGGAAGAAGAAGCAGCAAGTGGCATCGAGTGTGAAGAGTTGTCCGAAAAGGATACCCTAATCGAGGAGTTATCTGAGCGGGAACGAAGCTTTCAggtgaaagagaaaaacacaGCAAAGGATAAAGAAGCAGCCGAATCTGTTAGGAGGAAGGCAATGGAAAGGATGAAAGACTCGAAGAGGAAGACGAGTCAGGATTCAGATTTGGATCCAGGTTTAGCAGCTGGAGGGAAAAAATCACGAAAAACTGCTACAGAGGTCATAGATTTCTTGAAGAAAAAGGCGAAGTGCGAGCAAACtcaaagacaacaagaaaTGGAATTGAGAAGGAAGGAGCTGGAAGAGAATGCTAAACAACAACGAGGAGTTCTAGAGCTAATGCAGAGGCAGAGTGAGGCTCAGCAGCAGATCAACCAGGCTTTGCTGGTTCTTATCCAGAAAGCATTTGGAACtgtttaaaattaaagaatCGGTATATTAAACCTGCTCTTTGCAAGGCTCTTTTTCCGTTACCATAGATTAAAATATGGTAGCGGATGTAAGTCTTAAGTAGCCGATATGGCTTAAGACTGGGATTAACCAGATAAAAAAGCTGGTTTATCATTTACTCTGACGGAACTTTGGGACTGTTTGAAGCCTTaaagatatttcttttttgcataaatttttgtatgacacaaagaaaataagcATTCATGTTATTTCATAACATTACTTTTTATTGCCACTGGACTCTTTTTAAGAATTTAGCGAAGAGTACAAAAAAGTATTTCTAAAGCTGTTCTCTTCGTAGCCACATTTCTGAGCCCAAATGCAGTGCTTAATTATACAACTACTTATATTATTAGTACAACATTGTTTACATAACTTATTGATTGATTTTTTCATTATATAATTACTGTGATGTTTGGActtacaaaactaaaatacTTGGCTTTTTACCTTAAATTGTGTGTGAGCActcttcaaatttaaaaaacattcCTGTATTACTCTGTAGAAATAAGAATTGATCgatgtattttaaaaattacatCTCCCTGAAAACATATGCGAAAAGGTTATTATTATACCCAATTAGCAATGACCTCATTATAGTCTCATGTCATTCCACAGGCCAACCCATTCACTGAAAATAGTACTGTAGTGATGGTGGCTGTAGCTCAAAGAATTCTGATATGTTATTTCCATGCAAGCAAGTGATAGCATTCTGAAGTAAAGCAGAAACCAGATATAATTTACCAATACTGCTCATCCCAATTTTCAGGTTGTTTTTAAAAtccagaaatttaaaataattcactATGTCTCCAAAAAGCCATTCCACTGAGACTCTGACTTGGCTCATAGCTTTATTGAAGGCTTCCATGTCTGGTGTTAATACTCGTTGTCGAAATGGGCACTGCAAATTCACCCGATGAGGATACGCAGGGTCTCCGTAAATACACATAGGCTCCCCAGTGGGAGAGAAGGCATTTCTCTCTAAATCACGCAGAAGTTTGGACTCAACCAACATGCAAGCATCATGTCGTTTACCCTCTGTTTAAACAGGAGAAGAAATTTCAGTCTGGTTAGTTACTTATCTAAcatgttataaaaaaaattgataaataaatagcaaGAGTCAAGTTTAATGGTTATGAATACAGAGTAaggttcaagttcaagttcagttTATTCACACTTATTCAAACATAATATTAGCATacaagaaaatggaaaatgaaaaatatcctAGACATGTGATAAAAATGACCGTTATTAGCGCGACTTGACGATTAGCATAACTTTGCTCACCTATGGGTCCGTACATATTTGCAATAAGACCATTCGGTAATGCCAGCGACTGAAATTTTAGCGAATGCACCCTTTTGTGACCGTTGTACACCAGTCTTTGGTGCTCCCCAGGTCTTGCAATCGGTCGGACAGTTCCGTctacaaaaccaaaacagttTTGAAGTGGTGCACCTCGTGCAGACACTGCATCTGCATAACTTTGAAGAGCTTGGGCATTCATAATACTGGGATTCCACTGAGTCAGTCTATGAGCATGATGATCAAATATAAAATCCATTACGGTGTTGGTGATCATGCAGATCTCTGAGACCGGTCTGGCAAAACGATGAATCATATCGGAGTATCTACATGGGTATGCCAATCGTCGTAACAGCATACAGAGACCTTCAATTCTGCCACGCACGGAACGCTGTTCACATCTCACAGTTTCAGGTATCTGTAGTACGTCTGCCAATCTTGGGACATCCTCTTTTTTAACGCGAAACTCAGCCAAGCACTCGTCGTCTTGCatgttttcaagttcaaatcTTGGGTAGGAATTGTAAGGAAACTGCGGATTTCTTGAGCGATAATTTTCAAAGAGAACAAGAAATTCTTCGTCATTGATTATTTCGCTGTCATACGCTACAAGAAGAGGCTCTCTCACTTCTTTAAAAGAGGACATGTTTCACATTAATTTgttgcaaaataattatagttCGCAACAAATTCTCTACCTTGCTGTCGGCGTCCCGCGTTTGCTTGCttaatttaaacattttggcGGGAACAACGGCACCCTCGCCCCAGGCTTTTTCGTCCGGTGGTGTCGCCGTCGCCTGGAAAACCTCTgttgcttaagttccctaatgTCGCAGCGCCAGAGGCACTCGCTCAGGTACTCGTACAAGGGCTGGAGCTGCTAGTAGTCACTGGTATTTCAGTAGCTCCTCCAAATGATGCTCTTAGGAAAATATTGTCCGAAAAGTCGCCCATCGTTGCAAGTATGACTGAGAAACCACAAATTTTAGGCTTATGTAGgtgtctaaaaaaaaaaaaaacatcccaTTTGCTTTTGACGgtgtttattgttttgcttttcatttattgtatgttttttttttttttgcacatagGTGTCAATCTTCCTGATTCAGtgaaaaacattctttggCTTGGTATTCTCCCTCTTTCGAAGTGTGCAACATGTGGCCATTGTCGAGagtgtgaaaaaaataacaccGCACAGAAAAAACGTAACTACCAAAAACCGCATTGAAATTACTCGAAAATTCCTAAATACCCCTTGGTTTTGTTAAATCAGAATACCGGAACGGAAAATGAATATATCTGCAAAACTGCACTATAGTAAACCCTTTTGTCCCCTCTTTTTAGCCCATATACGTATGTAACGTTCTCACTTTGAGGTAAATTGGTTTAAGTGGTCTCATTCTTTTACAGCGTGTTATGTGTCAGCATAAACTATTTTGAATATGCAATTTTTCAGATTGCGGCGGGGACGAAGGCATGTTTTTGCTGACTGATGGAGAAAAGACAGACCTTCCTTGCAACGTGTTGGATGGGTAATTGGGGTACAcaaaataagaatgccttcagaaaacttcccagctcctcccccaacatttcttttagtTACCTCCCCGTAATTGTTTCATCAATTTATCTggcttcttgttttttttttttaatgttactCAAGATTCAATTCCTTGTGTTCTCCCCCCCGCCAAAGTTTTTGGTCTTTAGCCTCAACGCTTTGGTCCTTCTTCTTTCCGCCTTGTCCTTCTCTGTAGTACGCAACAGAAGTGCTCCCCTGATTAGGAGCTTGTTTCCCACCTGTCATGAAAGAAGATCAAGAGGAAGAGATGTGTGGCAAGCTTTAGAACTCAACCCTATAATATTTTGGTACGTGACGGGTTAGACACCAGAAACTTTGGAAGTCGTTGTTGCAAAATATACGGAGAGGTAACTTTACCAAGACACTGGCCTCGAACATCGCGAACGGACAGGAGACGTCGCTGTCTTCTCGATGTGCGCAACATAGTATTATTCGTTTTTATTTGGCTTCGCCAGTACTTAAAGCTTCATGTTCCTGCATACTTATTCTGCATTTCTAAAAGTACTGTAGCCAAGGAGATCTACCATGTTGTACCTATGCTATTTAGAAATTACAGACGTTTCATAAAATGGCACTCGATTCGACAATGGAACCAATTCTTAGACACATTCCCAAGCTTTCCAAACGCCGTGGGTTTGATTGACGGAACCATTCACCAGATTCGCCGTCCTTCTGGACCACTCTAAGCCGAATTTTGCCGTGGGGATAAACGCTGCCACTTTATTTCATCGCAGATAGTTGTGGACACCGATGGTCTTATCTTCCTTCTTGTCACGGGGTATAGTATTAATCATCTGCTTTGACCAAAGCCTTTCTTTGCATGGATAACCACCACTATTGTACCTCACAGGTTTCCAGGACACATGAATGATGCCCAATGCTACCGGAGTCTTCCTCAGATTGGACATGGCAGAGCCAGAGATTTGCCCCGTCGAGCACACATTCTGGCTGACGGAGGTTACGCTGCGAGGGTGCCTGTTGTAACTCCCAGACGGATCGCGCGAAATCGTGGACAGTCGCAGGCAAATCGGGCTCTCCGTTCATTGAGAATGCAAATTAAACACTCTATTGGATTTCAGAAAGTTTATGCATCTATTAATTCAATATTTAGGCacaagcggttttttttttttgccctttGTTGTTTGTACTTGCGGTTTCCTTTCAAACAGGAGAAAATTAATCATGCGCAGACTGAGGCGTCTGTAGAATGCGCCGGAATTTTTCAGTACTTAatcgaaaataaaaacaatcacTCGTGACATAAACTTCATAGACTCGTTGTGGTCCTCTGCTGTTTATTGAGCAATCGAGTAGCCGATAATGGCAAATCTGCAGTTGCACTGCAACTGCAGTGTAAGTTCGAAAACAACTGCAGCGCTCAAATagatctttttcttcaaaaattatACAGGTTTGCATTACCCAAGAAAACTAGGtttcaagaaagtaatttccACGACCAGGGGGTGTTTCTCGGAAGTCCCGTTATCTTTACGACCCAGTTATTTTGTATAAACAAACGACATCGTGCAAAGATTTacttataacaaaaaaaaatcgagtTAATCTTTTACAGTATAATGGAATCAATTTCAGAACTCGGAAAAATGGCTCGAACTTCCGCTTAATCGGGAAACCCTATTCAAACAAATTGTCAACATGAGGTAGGCTCACCTGTTTGTCCACGACCGTCTCTTGCTGATAAGAGGTAAATAAAGGTAATGACCCTTAAGATATTATTAATCCTTGCATGGAAGGAATGGTTACCGCAACTCAACAAGAGTAAAAGATGTTGGTCATTTGAATGAACtccttaaaattaatgtagcGGAGCAATTAAGTACGTCAATTATTGCATCAAAGGGGACCATTGAAACATATAAGTAACAAATATTGCCTCTTCATAAAACAAATTAGTCAAGAAGGTTGCCATTAACGATTATGACGTTAGTATCACGTCGAAACGCCGTTTTTACCGATCTTAGACTACACAAAGTTGATTTTTGCAAGCGGTATTGACGCGAAACCAATTCTATTTATAACTGAAAAGGGCGACCAGTGTTCATTGCTGTGTGACCTTTAACGCTGACCTCTATAATCAATATATAAACATAGGGGAACATTAAACCTTACTTGTTCCAGTAAATGTGTGCAAACATTTGATGGATTGTCTGTTTATAAAAGGTGCCTactcttctctttcttccgCCATCTTTTTAGCGTTACTCTCAGACTTCGTTCACAATCTCATCTCAGTTGAAGTGTAAGAAACAGTGCCCACATTCTCGCTGCGATTAGGGtagttaaaataaaagttgtgCCTTTTTTCCCCCAACTTCAGGCGCTAGGACTTGTCGTCAAGACCCCTAAAAACCTCGTAATCCCCAAAGTTATCCCCCTCCGCCCTCCCTTGTGAAGCTCATGACAAGTGTATTAAAAATATGTTTGCGTAAAGCTGttgaccactttcataaatggtggcACATATTATGatccctttgtatttatgtcaATTAggcctactggcctcactgtggttgaaatattcttttgaactGTACCCATGGTAGCGAGGCCATTAAGGCtcattagcattaaaacaaaagaatacttaaTTTGACcaccattatgaaagaggtcaaTGCTAACAGGGACCTGTTTTGTGGTCTGATGGATCAGGAGATTTTTTTTCGCGGAAATCGTATATGACTCATTGCCAATTCCACGAATCGTGACACGACTACGAAATGGGGTTTCCCCATCAAGAGGGATTTTTCCCTTACATTTCAAATGGTGATTggtgaattttaatttatgctGGTAATTTTGTAAACccacatttatttatttctacCCGATAAGCACACGATTTTTCATTGTAATGTGcttcatttttctgtttgctGGCCTGAAAACGGAATGGATGTTAATGCATTGGGTAAGAATGTCTTCCTTGAGGACGGAAATTTCATTGATCCACTTTTATGGTCAGAAGAAAACTCACTGTTCGAGGACTTTGGGACAGTTGACTGGGACGACGACTTAGCAGATCTTTTCACCGTTGGTGCGAAGGAGGACGATGCATTTCAAGAAGAAAGAATTAATGAACCAGGTACTTCATCTGAAATTCGAGGAATCAACGACGAAGATATTAAGAACCTTCGAGTTGGGGAACTGAACAAACTCCTTCGCGGTTTGTCGCGAGAGGAAGCTGCAAGTATACGTCGAAGGCGGCGAAATCTCAAAAATCGAGATTACGCCTTGGCGTGTCGTCAGCGTCGCGCACAGACAAACTGCTATCTTTTTAACGAAAATAAAAAGCTGAAGAAGCAACTGGAGGATTTAATTGGGACACTGGAAAGAGCTGTTGAGGAGAGaaatacagaaaaacaaaggtTTCTTGAGGTTCAGTCTTTATGCGGACAAGCCGGTTTGGTAGTGCTGAATTCTGAACCCCCCCTTTCAGTATCAGATGAGGTTGTGGATTAATTCACTGTTTGCAAGTTTCGTCGAAATGATCAAGACCATCTTAAAACTGGAAGGGCTCGAGTAGCCGTAAACTGAAAatataagttgtttttaaCCCTTTTTTCTCGAGGAGTAACTTTAAATCAACGTGATATATCAGTTTACTTTCATAAAAGGTGTAATTCTCTTTTCCCTTCCAAATGCCTTTTTTAATGTAATAAAGGGCATACTTATTTATTCAAATATTGCCCACTACAATTTAACATTGGCTGCTTCCTGTCACAAACCGAAAACTATTAATATTTGCCCAGAAACATGTTTGGTCGTCATGAAGAGAGTAATTTACTTTAGTGCATGAGACCATTCCGCGCTGCAGACAACATtgttgcttttgacaaacttgTGATTTAAAGCTACTTTTAACAAGTGGAGATGGTTTGTCCTGACTTGACCATTTTTGTTCTAGACGGCCAAATTTCAGAGGTCCTGCCGACAAACTGCTTTTTGTCCGGAGGAAAAGCGAGAAAAACAATTGGagtaatgaaaaaaatcttcaaCTGTGGGCAATGCCGGTTGACGTAGAAGTAGAACAGTTTGAAGCACAATACGGCACACCCGTGAGCACCGTTCTTATTCCAATTTGTGGAGATTGTGAAAGCAGTTTGCATGCAAAAAGGATTGAGGATTTGAACTTGCTCCATTCACCTCCTGAATGCAATGTTTAACTCCTGCATATTACGAAAATTGTTGCCAGATTCGAATGATTGACAGACTTTTTGACCATTCGCAGTGTCAGTGAGATACAAAGTGCACAGACACACATTGCCCAGACACACATTGTTCCTTCGTTTTTCCCTTGACAGTTCAAAATTCGTCAGCTGGTGTTTCGAAATGGGATGTTTTAT carries:
- the LOC141876320 gene encoding uncharacterized protein LOC141876320, with protein sequence MSSFKEVREPLLVAYDSEIINDEEFLVLFENYRSRNPQFPYNSYPRFELENMQDDECLAEFRVKKEDVPRLADVLQIPETVRCEQRSVRGRIEGLCMLLRRLAYPCRYSDMIHRFARPVSEICMITNTVMDFIFDHHAHRLTQWNPSIMNAQALQSYADAVSARGAPLQNCFGFVDGTVRPIARPGEHQRLVYNGHKRVHSLKFQSLALPNGLIANMYGPIEGKRHDACMLVESKLLRDLERNAFSPTGEPMCIYGDPAYPHRVNLQCPFRQRVLTPDMEAFNKAMSQVRVSVEWLFGDIVNYFKFLDFKNNLKIGMSSIGKLYLVSALLQNAITCLHGNNISEFFELQPPSLQYYFQ
- the LOC141877192 gene encoding transcription factor Maf-like, producing the protein MDVNALGKNVFLEDGNFIDPLLWSEENSLFEDFGTVDWDDDLADLFTVGAKEDDAFQEERINEPGTSSEIRGINDEDIKNLRVGELNKLLRGLSREEAASIRRRRRNLKNRDYALACRQRRAQTNCYLFNENKKLKKQLEDLIGTLERAVEERNTEKQRFLEVQSLCGQAGLVVLNSEPPLSVSDEVVD